Proteins encoded in a region of the Natronorubrum halophilum genome:
- a CDS encoding fluoride efflux transporter FluC: MSLEPVVSAGALEAVLAGASLISNGLSEYVTFDPEPAHVVGTGGAIGAVLRHWVWLRFSSERFPWPTLVVNVLGSFGFGLAIFAGASESMMQLVGTGICGAFTTFSSFSVETVRLYERGDRLLAVANAAGNLALSLAAIGLAWGIVAVGTF, translated from the coding sequence ATGAGCCTCGAGCCGGTGGTCTCCGCGGGCGCGCTCGAGGCGGTACTCGCCGGCGCGTCGCTGATCAGCAACGGGCTCTCGGAGTACGTTACGTTCGACCCCGAACCCGCTCACGTCGTGGGGACCGGCGGCGCGATCGGCGCGGTGTTGCGCCACTGGGTATGGCTGCGGTTCTCGAGCGAGCGATTTCCCTGGCCGACGCTGGTCGTGAACGTGCTCGGTAGTTTCGGCTTCGGACTCGCGATCTTCGCGGGCGCGAGCGAGTCGATGATGCAGCTCGTGGGAACCGGCATTTGTGGCGCGTTCACGACGTTCTCGTCGTTCTCGGTCGAAACCGTCCGGCTATACGAACGCGGTGACCGGCTGCTCGCCGTCGCGAACGCCGCGGGAAACCTCGCGCTCTCGCTCGCGGCGATCGGACTCGCCTGGGGTATCGTCGCGGTCGGTACGTTCTGA
- a CDS encoding MBL fold metallo-hydrolase → METDLGTVHEVTAGDCTDCYYLDTGMYDTEEYGAVYLLDDDRPAVVDTGIGTDYESIVEALEAVGIDPEELAVIAVTHIHLDHAGGAGFLAEVCPNADVYVPAPGSGLLADPSRLVEGTKNAVGDQWEFYAEPKPIPEDRIVELEGGDVVDLGEHELRVHDAPGHAFHQVIFEDPANDAVFTGDAAGIWIPGIEEIRETSPPSDFDLEQCLDDLETIAEIDPDVLCYTHFGPRDVGDDLDAALEEYATVLTDWVRAVERKREELADDEAVVEHFATETDVADVWGERKASAEAAMNTRGVLGYLDRRD, encoded by the coding sequence ATGGAAACGGATCTCGGTACGGTTCACGAGGTGACGGCCGGCGACTGTACGGACTGTTACTATCTCGACACCGGCATGTACGACACGGAGGAATACGGCGCCGTCTATCTCCTCGACGACGACCGGCCCGCCGTCGTCGATACCGGGATCGGAACCGACTACGAGTCGATCGTCGAGGCGCTCGAGGCGGTCGGCATCGACCCCGAGGAACTCGCGGTTATCGCGGTGACGCACATCCACCTCGATCACGCCGGCGGCGCTGGCTTCCTCGCCGAGGTCTGCCCGAACGCCGACGTGTACGTCCCGGCTCCCGGATCGGGGTTGCTCGCCGATCCCTCGCGACTGGTCGAGGGCACGAAAAACGCCGTCGGCGACCAGTGGGAGTTCTACGCCGAACCGAAACCGATCCCCGAAGACCGAATCGTCGAACTCGAGGGCGGCGACGTCGTCGACCTCGGCGAACACGAACTGCGCGTCCACGACGCGCCGGGCCACGCGTTCCACCAGGTGATCTTCGAGGACCCGGCGAACGACGCCGTCTTCACCGGCGACGCAGCGGGCATCTGGATCCCCGGAATCGAGGAAATCCGGGAGACGTCGCCCCCTTCGGACTTCGATCTCGAGCAGTGTCTCGACGACCTCGAGACGATCGCAGAAATCGATCCGGACGTTCTCTGTTACACGCACTTCGGGCCGCGAGACGTCGGTGACGACCTCGACGCCGCCCTCGAGGAGTACGCGACCGTGCTTACCGACTGGGTGCGGGCCGTCGAACGGAAGCGCGAGGAACTCGCGGACGACGAGGCCGTCGTCGAACACTTCGCTACCGAGACCGACGTGGCCGACGTCTGGGGCGAGCGCAAGGCGAGCGCCGAGGCGGCGATGAACACGCGGGGCGTCCTCGGCTACCTCGACCGACGGGACTGA
- a CDS encoding cold-shock protein: MAKGKVDFFNDTGGYGFIETDDADDDVFFHMEDVGGPDLEEGTEIEFDIEQAPKGPRATNVERQ; this comes from the coding sequence ATGGCGAAAGGTAAGGTTGATTTCTTCAACGACACAGGCGGCTACGGTTTCATTGAGACGGACGACGCGGACGACGATGTTTTCTTCCACATGGAAGACGTTGGCGGCCCGGATCTCGAAGAAGGTACAGAAATCGAATTCGACATCGAGCAGGCCCCCAAAGGTCCGCGCGCGACGAACGTCGAACGACAGTAA
- a CDS encoding cation diffusion facilitator family transporter — translation MVDVEDERRGFMRASWVNVLGNVVKIVVEGAAGLAFGSVALVADAAHSLADLVASVVVLIWGRSSYDEPDDTHPHGHDRIEPLTALFVGAVIALLGLLLLSESVQGLVEQDPPDANLLLLGALAFAIVDMYLVYRYTTLVNEDVNSTALRALAADCLNDIYTSFAAVVGVAGVWFGQPILDPLAGALVSLLVVYQGVEIGRENVDYLTGAAPDPEKRMTIIETLRTHPEVRGVHDLTVFYDGTVLEVEVHVEVDGDMPFRQAHDIESDLVERLRELENVGDAHVHLDPSGIGEWKDCPDNR, via the coding sequence ATGGTCGATGTCGAGGACGAACGCCGCGGGTTCATGCGCGCGTCGTGGGTGAACGTCCTCGGCAACGTCGTCAAAATTGTGGTCGAGGGGGCCGCAGGGCTGGCCTTCGGGAGCGTCGCCCTGGTCGCCGACGCCGCCCACTCGCTCGCGGACCTCGTCGCGAGCGTCGTCGTGTTGATCTGGGGCCGGAGTTCCTACGACGAACCCGACGATACCCACCCGCACGGTCACGACCGGATCGAACCGCTGACGGCGCTGTTCGTCGGCGCGGTGATCGCATTGCTCGGATTGCTGTTGCTCTCCGAATCCGTCCAGGGGCTCGTCGAGCAGGATCCGCCCGACGCGAACCTGCTGTTGCTCGGCGCGCTCGCGTTCGCGATCGTGGACATGTACCTCGTCTACCGATACACGACGCTCGTCAACGAGGACGTGAACTCGACCGCGCTCAGGGCGCTCGCCGCGGACTGCCTGAACGATATCTACACCTCCTTCGCCGCGGTCGTCGGCGTTGCCGGCGTGTGGTTCGGGCAGCCGATTCTTGACCCCCTCGCCGGGGCGCTCGTCAGCCTGCTGGTCGTCTATCAGGGCGTCGAGATCGGCCGCGAGAACGTCGATTACCTCACCGGTGCCGCTCCCGATCCCGAAAAGCGCATGACGATCATCGAGACCCTGCGGACCCACCCGGAGGTCCGCGGCGTCCACGATCTGACCGTCTTCTACGACGGCACCGTCCTCGAGGTCGAAGTCCACGTCGAGGTCGACGGCGACATGCCGTTCCGGCAGGCCCACGACATCGAGTCGGATCTCGTGGAACGGCTGCGCGAACTCGAGAACGTCGGCGACGCCCACGTCCACCTCGATCCGTCGGGAATCGGCGAGTGGAAGGACTGTCCCGACAATCGGTAA
- a CDS encoding CrcB family protein, which translates to MAADHPLVRLETLALIGIGGFAGSNLRYFAAGLLPEIQAVVLVNALGCFALGGLVYEAEYAGLVGSRSRIVFTTGFLSSLTTYSTFAIQSALAPEPLSFVAIVAGNYGLGFVSVLASRALARRLRDGSGPTAGGETA; encoded by the coding sequence ATGGCAGCCGACCACCCCCTCGTTCGACTCGAGACGCTCGCACTGATCGGCATCGGCGGCTTCGCCGGATCGAACCTCAGATACTTCGCGGCCGGGTTGCTCCCGGAGATACAGGCCGTAGTGCTGGTCAACGCGCTCGGCTGTTTCGCCCTCGGAGGCCTCGTCTACGAGGCCGAGTACGCGGGACTCGTCGGGAGCCGCTCGCGGATCGTCTTCACGACCGGCTTTCTCTCGTCGCTGACGACCTACAGCACGTTCGCGATCCAGTCGGCGCTGGCACCCGAGCCGCTGTCGTTCGTCGCCATCGTCGCCGGCAACTACGGACTCGGATTCGTGAGCGTTCTCGCGAGTCGGGCGCTCGCGCGCCGCCTCCGCGACGGATCCGGACCGACCGCCGGCGGTGAGACCGCATGA